From one Lotus japonicus ecotype B-129 chromosome 3, LjGifu_v1.2 genomic stretch:
- the LOC130743917 gene encoding protein FAR1-RELATED SEQUENCE 11-like — translation MIKKAIDSSIPGPRGNLLRFLPFTEKDIRNLLQSFRKLDPEEESLDLLRMCRNIKEKDPNFKFEYTLDANNRLENIAWSYASSIQLYDIFGDVVVLDTTHRLTAFDMPLGIWVGINNYGMPCFFGCVLLRDETVKSFSWAVKAFLGFMNGKAPQTILTDQNICLKEALAEDMPTTKHAFCIWMIVAKFPSWFNAVLGERYNEWKAEFYRLYNLESVEDFELGWREMVCSFGLHSNRHMVNLYSSRSLWALPFLRSHFLAGMTTTGQSKSINAFNQRFLSAQTRVAHFVEHVAVAVDFKDQTGEQQTMQQNLQNVCLKTGAPMESHAVTVLTPFAFSKLQEQLVLAAHYASFSIEDGFLVRHHTKTEGGRKVYWSPQEGIISCSCHQFECSGILCRHSLRVLSTGNCFQIPDRYLPIRWRRMSVPSSKLLQNASSDHAERVKLLQNMVSSLINESAKSKERLDIATEQVSILLSRIREQPISLQGVRDMSSINRTFRQTPPLQVP, via the exons ATGATCAAGAAAGCTATTGATTCTTCTATTCCAGGCCCGAGGG GTAATTTGCTTCGGTTTTTGCCTTTTACTGAAAAGGATATAAGGAATTTACTCCAGTCGTTTAGGAAATTAGATCCAGAAGAAGAAAGCTTAGATTTATTGAGAATGTGCAGAAACATTAAGGAGAAAGAtcctaattttaaatttgagtaCACACTTGATGCAAACAACCGTTTGGAAAACATTGCTTGGTCCTATGCCTCATCAATCCAATTGTATGATATATTTGGTGATGTCGTGGTGCTTGATACAACACATCGCCTCACTGCATTTGACATGCCGCTAGGGATATGGGTTGGAATAAATAATTATGGAATGCCTTGCTTTTTTGGCTGTGTGCTTCTGCGGGATGAAACTGTCAAGTCATTTTCCTGGGCAGTGAAG GCTTTCTTAGGGTTTATGAATGGAAAGGCTCCACAGACTATATTGACTGACCAAAATATATGTCTCAAAGAAGCACTAGCTGAAGATATGCCAACAACAAAACATGCTTTCTGTATATGGATGATAGTAGCAAAGTTCCCATCTTGGTTCAATGCTGTTCTAGGGGAACGTTACAATGAGTGGAAGGCTGAATTTTATAGACTTTATAATCTTGAGTCAGTGGAGGATTTTGAACTAGGCTGGAGGGAAATGGTTTGTTCTTTTGGGCTGCATTCAAATCGGCACATGGTTAATTTATATAGCTCTCGTTCACTTTGGGCATTGCCATTTTTGAGAAGCCATTTTCTTGCGGGAATGACTACAACAGGTCAGTCAAAGTCAATCAATGCTTTCAATCAACGATTTCTGAGTGCACAAACACGGGTGGctcattttgttgaacat GTAGCTGTTGCTGTGGATTTTAAAGATCAAACTGGAGAACAGCAAACCATGCAGCAGAATCTTCAAAATGTTTGCCTCAAAACAGGAGCCCCAATGGAATCACATGCTGTCACAGTCCTCACTCCTTTTGCCTTTTCAAAGCTTCAAGAACAACTTGTGTTGGCAGCACATTATGCATCATTTTCAATTGAAGATGGTTTTCTTGTGAGACACCACACAAAAACTGAAGGAGGTCGGAAAGTTTATTGGTCCCCTCAGGAAGGAATCATAAGTTGCAGCTGCCACCAGTTTGAATGCTCTGGAATTCTATGTAGGCATTCTCTTAGAGTTCTTTCAACAGGAAATTGCTTTCAGATCCCAGATAGATATCTTCCCATTCGTTGGCGTCGTATGAGCGTGCCCTCTTCTAAGCTTCTTCAAAATGCATCAAGTGATCATGCTGAAAGAGTTAAGTTATTACAAAATATGGTTTCATCTCTGATTAATGAATCTGCTAAGTCTAAGGAACGATTAGATATTGCAACAGAACAAGTTTCCATCCTTCTTTCTCGCATAAGAGAGCAACCAATTTCATTACAAGGGGTCAGAGATATGTCTTCCATTAATAGAACATTCCGCCAAACTCCTCCCCTTCAAGTTCCATGA
- the LOC130749552 gene encoding non-specific lipid-transfer protein-like — translation MASVKFVCALVVLSMVVAPMAEAAITCGAIASALIPCTAYIQGGAGPSPPCCAGVRRVNSAASSTADRRAACNCLKSAAGSFPRFNAGNAASLPGKCGVNIPYKISTSTNCANIK, via the exons ATGGCTAGCGTGAAGTTTGTGTGTGCTCTTGTGGTGTTGAGCATGGTGGTAGCACCCATGGCGGAGGCTGCTATCACGTGTGGAGCGATTGCGAGCGCCCTGATTCCTTGCACCGCGTACATTCAGGGCGGTGCTGGTCCATCTCCACCGTGCTGTGCCGGAGTGAGGAGGGTCAACTCCGCTGCAAGCTCCACCGCTGACCGCAGGGCCGCTTGCAACTGCTTGAAGTCCGCCGCTGGCTCTTTCCCTCGTTTCAATGCTGGTAATGCTGCTTCCCTCCCCGGTAAGTGCGGTGTCAACATCCCATACAAGATCAGCACCTCCACCAACTGCGCTAA CATCAAGTGA